Proteins from one Rhineura floridana isolate rRhiFlo1 chromosome 16, rRhiFlo1.hap2, whole genome shotgun sequence genomic window:
- the AGTR2 gene encoding type-2 angiotensin II receptor — translation MHSSNNSVTIATEQPLQDLGSSPTNISFSYLCPIIVSSYQFVLIPVLYCIIFILGLAGNSMVVMVLCQPQSRKTVSNVYIVNLAVADLLALTTVPFWAAYYAYGYNWLFGSVMCKISGSVLCLTMFGSIFFITCMSLNRYQAIVHPFQSQQGTPQQAYNTALVVWGLAALTSLPTFYFRDTKYITELGVTACIMAYPSEKYSSWSAGMALMKNILGFLVPLAIITTCYVWIRVHLMKARGLGKNRQIRDRVLKLVAAVVVAFLICWLPFHILTFLDALSWMDVISNCWVTSAIDAALPFGLSMGFANSCINPLLYYFISSQFQEKLQHLFKLRLYQFSSSRESFCSRKTSSYKTTETLRGAERRGDVEKPQTHPLWVP, via the coding sequence ATGCATTCCAGTAACAACTCCGTTACCATTGCCACCGAGCAGCCTCTGCAAGATCTTGGCTCATCACCAACCAACATCTCCTTTTCATATCTCTGTCCCATTATCGTCTCCAGTTACCAGTTTGTACTCATCCCAGTGCTCTACTGTATTATCTTCATCCTTGGACTGGCAGGGAACAGCATGGTGGTCATGGTGCTGTGTCAGCCGCAGAGCCGTAAGACGGTGTCCAATGTTTACATTGTCAACCTAGCGGTGGCGGACTTGCTAGCCCTAACCACTGTCCCGTTCTGGGCTGCGTATTATGCGTACGGATACAATTGGCTCTTTGGCTCGGTGATGTGCAAAATCTCTGGCTCGGTCCTTTGCCTGACCATGTTTGGAAGCATCTTCTTCATCACGTGCATGAGTCTGAACCGCTATCAGGCGATCGTCCACCCTTTTCAATCCCAGCAAGGGACACCACAGCAAGCATACAATACTGCCCTGGTCGTGTGGGGTCTGGCTGCTTTGACCTCCTTGCCCACCTTCTACTTCCGCGACACCAAATACATCACCGAGTTGGGCGTGACCGCCTGCATCATGGCATACCCGTCGGAGAAGTACTCAAGCTGGTCAGCCGGGATGGCCTTGATGAAAAACATCCTTGGCTTCCTGGTCCCTCTGGCCATCATCACCACCTGCTACGTTTGGATCAGGGTGCATCTGATGAAGGCCCGGGGCTTGGGGAAAAACCGGCAGATCCGGGATCGAGTGCTAAAGCTGGTGGCTGCCGTGGTAGTGGCGTTCTTGATTTGCTGGCTGCCCTTCCACATCCTCACTTTTCTGGATGCCCTCTCCTGGATGGATGTGATCAGCAACTGCTGGGTCACGTCCGCCATTGACGCTGCCTTGCCCTTTGGCCTCTCCATGGGGTTCGCAAATAGCTGCATCAACCCGTTATTGTACTATTTCATCAGCAGCCAGTTCCAGGAGAAACTTCAACATTTGTTTAAGCTGAGGCTCTACCAGTTCAGCAGCAGCCGAGAAAGCTTTTGCTCCAGGAAAACAAGTTCCTACAAAACCACAGAGACCCTGAGGGGTGCAGAGCGAAGAGGAGACGTCGAAAAGCCACAGACGCACCCACTGTGGGTGCCCTGA